The Rhodospirillaceae bacterium sequence AGAAAGTAAACCTTTAGATCTTCGCGTGTCGGCTTGACGATGTCATACGCTTCTCCGCTCCTCGATCCGGTAGAGCAAATGAAGATTATTGGCTTATCTTTAGGTAACGTAGCCACTTTTTCCTCAACTTCATCTACAGTCATGTTAACGGCAGTCGGCAGCGATCCCATTTTAAATTCTTCCGGGGATCGCACATCAATCAAGTGCACACTCTTTGGCGCGTTTAGAACCAGATTTCGAAACGATGGAAATGTAATGGTATCTGATTCATCACCCGTGTCGATTGCCAGCTTAACCGTCTTAACGTTGCTGCCAAAAGTCGTTGGGCCGGGTCCGTATAGGTGCCGTGGATTTCAAATCCGGTTAACGCCATAAACATGATCAATACGGCTTGCGCCCAATGCCAGAAGCGTTCGAATCCTTTAAAGATATATATCTGCTTCACAGTCATGACGGCTTTCCTCTCTTAAACTTGA is a genomic window containing:
- a CDS encoding rhodanese-like domain-containing protein, producing the protein MIDVRSPEEFKMGSLPTAVNMTVDEVEEKVATLPKDKPIIFICSTGSRSGEAYDIVKPTREDLKVYFLNATVEYAKDGSYKLSPPG